A window from Deltaproteobacteria bacterium encodes these proteins:
- the leuB gene encoding 3-isopropylmalate dehydrogenase, protein MKTKRIAVLAGDGIGEEVVREAVKVLELVGEKGEFQFVKALVGGQAFDEYGEHLPGETVKVCRNSDAILFGSVGGPVSESHLLKWKNCEVNSILALRKEFGFLANFRPARVYSDLVCICPLKEDIVAYGVDLLIVRELLGDIYFGEHSVMVEDGKRVAIDIARYDEDEIRAVAHVAFKAAQKRSGRLTSVDKANVLETSRLWRQTVHEVGEAEYPDVELSDMLVDNCAMQLIKNPSQFDVILCSNFMGDILSDAAAVLPGSLGLMPSASISASGFGLYEPSGGSAQDIAGMGVANPIAQILSAAMMLAFSFEMFEEASLIESAVELALAEGYRTKDIYSEGKILVGTQEMGDIICSKLMDITRR, encoded by the coding sequence ATAAAAACAAAGAGAATTGCAGTTTTAGCGGGCGATGGCATTGGCGAAGAGGTAGTGAGAGAGGCCGTTAAAGTGCTTGAGTTAGTTGGAGAGAAGGGAGAGTTTCAGTTCGTTAAAGCTTTAGTGGGTGGGCAAGCGTTTGACGAATATGGCGAGCACTTGCCAGGCGAGACAGTTAAAGTTTGTCGCAACTCCGATGCGATTCTTTTTGGTTCCGTAGGTGGGCCAGTAAGTGAGTCTCATCTGTTAAAATGGAAGAACTGCGAAGTTAATTCCATTTTAGCTCTTAGGAAGGAATTTGGTTTTTTGGCCAATTTTCGACCGGCTAGGGTTTATAGTGATTTAGTGTGTATTTGTCCGCTTAAGGAGGACATAGTAGCTTATGGGGTTGATTTATTGATTGTTCGCGAGCTTCTTGGCGATATCTATTTTGGCGAGCACAGTGTTATGGTTGAAGATGGAAAGCGCGTGGCTATTGATATTGCGCGCTATGACGAGGACGAGATTCGAGCCGTAGCGCATGTAGCCTTTAAGGCCGCGCAAAAGCGGAGTGGAAGGCTCACTTCTGTCGATAAGGCAAATGTTTTGGAGACTTCGCGACTTTGGAGACAAACAGTTCACGAGGTGGGAGAGGCCGAATATCCAGACGTAGAGTTAAGCGACATGCTGGTAGACAATTGTGCTATGCAGCTAATAAAAAACCCAAGCCAATTTGACGTTATCTTATGTTCGAATTTTATGGGAGATATTTTGTCCGATGCCGCTGCAGTTTTACCTGGTTCTTTAGGCTTAATGCCTTCGGCTAGTATTAGTGCTTCTGGTTTTGGTTTGTACGAGCCAAGTGGCGGGTCAGCTCAAGACATAGCAGGAATGGGAGTTGCTAACCCCATAGCGCAAATTTTAAGTGCGGCGATGATGCTTGCGTTTTCGTTTGAGATGTTTGAGGAAGCTTCTCTGATTGAGTCGGCGGTGGAGCTGGCGTTAGCTGAGGGTTATAGGACTAAGGATATATATTCTGAGGGAAAGATTTTGGTGGGGACGCAGGAAATGGGGGATATAATTTGTAGCAAGTTGATGGATATTACAAGAAGGTAA